In Motacilla alba alba isolate MOTALB_02 chromosome 23, Motacilla_alba_V1.0_pri, whole genome shotgun sequence, the following are encoded in one genomic region:
- the ZNF593 gene encoding zinc finger protein 593, with amino-acid sequence MSPRSGRRTGAHRAHSLARQLKTKRRRRDLDEIHADLKPENAARLLRQEIDPDLPGCAQFYCLHCARYFVDLNSMKEHFRSKVHKKRLKQLREAPYTQEEAERAAGMGSYVPPKKVEVQTQPLEEVTEMETSG; translated from the exons ATGTCGCCGCGGAGCGGGCGGCGCACCGGGGCGCACCGGGCGCACTCGCTCGCCCGGCAGCTGAAAACCAAGCGGCGCCGGCGCGACCTGGACGAGATCCACGCGGACCTGAAGCCCGAGAACGCCGCGCGGCTGCTGCGGCAGGAGATCGACCCCGACCTGCCGGGCTGCGCGCAGTTCTACTGCCTGCACTGCGC GCGCTACTTCGTGGACCTGAACAGCATGAAGGAGCACTTCAGGTCCAAGGTGCACAAGAAGAG GCTGAAGCAGCTGCGGGAGGCTCCGTACACGCAGGAGGAGGCTGAACGAGCCGCCGGCATGGGCTCCTACGTCCCCCCAAAGAAGGTGGAGGTGCAGACCCAGCCCCTGGAGGAGGTCACCGAGATGGAGACGTCGGGCTGA
- the CNKSR1 gene encoding connector enhancer of kinase suppressor of ras 1: MEPLRSWGPAQAAAWLRGLDAAVQGYPFEAWGLSGPDLLGLDAGVLEALGVRPLGHQELLLEAVEQLQNLDTGLASTSLRTLTERLQELAQRIQSLVQGGLSAGDARQPPSLTLLARVIDLVGAAKELFSWLNRYLFSTLNDFSASRDIILLCAQLAETLQVDLPAAERSSGILQICQHIEGICESIVGCSPPALLDRRAVLQRVGLVLLPGPQGSPPMSPSTPTLPLGLQQSPPTSPDTPTLPPSQWSSPPGSPDTPTPPSDLLGSPQPLLSARLGFEISSTSSCLHFVSATTPEALAAHGGCILPGDEIVQVNEQVVVGWTPVSLARKLLEKGSRVTLVLKKIPLDLPSSPPSPRQQPPGAFLDAADSPGTRSSESPGSPVSLTSSAAADLDSGADSVPDPVTDEEQEEDERELRLPGAAAEELPGPSGQGAAEEVWDSGSALGTPLDTPPSTPAATEPCATELSPRAAPATGDGGAEPSPEEGSPSTGRRPKGVATRLSRRRVSCRDLGRVDCDGWLLKKKEHVGFMAQKWKRCWFVLKGHTLYWYNHPNDERAAGLINVATYNLESTREQKKKYVFQLCHQTYKPFVFAAETLADLSMWVSRLVTAKTKYTLAHQAVPDKEEDCYSETEAEDPDDETPRHGSDSPRKRLQHTPEKAQLSPASSTASSPQGSPRPCSPMEPAGEDLESLARCLRQGGLSLTGQRRALTQEQCRKSFLRRNRNPHINERVHAVRALQSTLKAKLAELQALEQLLGEAALTSDTFRRWKEEHQELYQELREGWAGQQGRGHEQGGAGEQHDPHGGAAEP, translated from the exons ATGGAGCCCCTGCGCTCCTGGGGCCCCGCGCAGGCGGCCGCCTGGCTCCGAG ggctggacgCGGCGGTGCAGGGGTACCCCTTCGAGGCCTGGGGGCTCTCGGGGCCTGACCTGCTGGGGCTGGACGCGGGGGTCCTGGAGGCTCTGGGCGTGCGGCCCTtggggcaccaggagctgctgctggaggccgTGGAGCAGCTCCAGAACCTG gACACAGGGCTGGCGAGCACCAGCCTGCGGACACTGAcggagaggctgcaggagctggcacagcgCATCCAGAGCCTGGTGCAGGGGGGGCTGTCAGCAGGGGATGCTCGCCAGCCGCCTTCCCTCACCCTCCTGGCCCGAGTCATCGACCTGGTCGGGGCTGCCAAGGAACTCTTCTCCTGGCTCAACAG GTACCTGTTCTCCACCCTCAATGACTTTTCAGCCAGCCGGGACATCATCctgctgtgtgcccagctggcagagacGCTGCAGGTG GACCTCCCTGCAGCCGAGAGGAGCAGCGGGATCCTGCAGATC TGCCAGCACATCGAGGGCATCTGCGAAAGCATCgtgggctgcagccccccagcgCTGCTGGAccgcagggctgtgctgcagcgcgtggggctggtgctgctccccgGCCCACAGGGCAGCCCCCCGAtgtcccccagcaccccaacaCTGCCCCTCggcctgcagcagagccccccaACATCCCCTGACACGCCAACGCTGCCCCCCAGCCAATGGAGCAGCCCCCCAGGATCCCCTGACACCCCAACACCACCCTCTGACCTTCtggggagcccccagcccctcctcagcGCCCGACTG GGCTTTGAGAtcagctccaccagctcctgcctgcacttCGTGTCTGCCACCACCCCAGAG GCCCTGGCTGCCCACGGGGGCTGCATCCTGCCCGGAGATGAGATCGTGCAGGTCAACGAGCAGGTCGTG GTGGGCTGGACGCCTGTCAGCCTGGCgaggaagctgctggagaaggggagCAGGGTGACTTTGGTGCTGAAGAAGATCCCCCTCGACCTGCCCAGCTCACCCCcctctcccaggcagcag CCCCCGGGAGCATTTCTGGATGCTGCAGATTCCcctggcaccaggagcagcGAGAGCCCGGGCAGCCCCGTGTCCTTGACCTCCAG CGCCGCGGCCGACTTGGACTCGGGAGCAGACTCTGTCCCGGATCCCGTCACCGACgaggagcaggaagaggacGAGcgggagctgaggctgcccgGGGCAGCCGCGGAGGAGCTGCCGGGACCGTCGGGACAGG GCGCTGCAGAGGAGGTGTGGGACAGTGGCAGCGCCCTGGGAACCCCCCTGGACACCCCCCCGAGCACCCCTGCTGCCACTGAGCCCTGTgccacagagctgagccccagggcagccccggCCACGGGGGatgggggagcagagcccagccctgaaGAG ggcagccccagcacgggACGCAGACCTAAAg GAGTGGCGACCCGGCTGAGCCGCCGGCGGGTCTCGTGCCGGGACCTGGGCCGCGTGGACTGCGACGGGTGGCTCCTCAAGAAGAAGGAGCACGTGGGCTTCATGGCCCAGAAGTGGAAGCGGTGCTGGTTTGTGCTCAAGGGCCACACGCTCTACTGGTACAACCACCCCAAC GATGAGAGGGCTGCGGGGCTCATCAACGTGGCCACCTACAACCTGGAGAGCACCAGGgagcagaagaagaaata CGTGTTCCAGCTGTGCCATCAGACGTACAAGCCCTTTGTCTTCGCTGCTGAAACCCTGGCTGACCTGAGCAT gtgGGTCAGTCGCCTGGTGACAGCCAAAACCAAGTACACGCTGGCCCACCAGGCGGTCCCAGACAAGGAGGAAG ACTGCTACAGTGAGACAGAAGCCGAGGACCCCGATGACGAGACCCCCAGGCACGGATCTGACTCG CCGAGGAAGAGGCTGCAGCACACCCCGGAGAAGGCACAGctctccccagccagcagcacagccagcagcccccagggcagcccccgGCCCTGCTCCCCCATGG AGCCGGCCGGGGAGGATCTGGAGAGCCTGGCGCGGTGCCTGCGGCAGGGCGGGCTGTCCCTGACGGGGCAGCGGCGGGCGCTGACCCAGGAGCAGTGCCGCAAGTCCTTCCTGCGGCGCAACAGGAACCCGCACATCAACGAGAGGGTGCACGCCGTGCGGGCCCTGCAGAGCACGCTCAAG GCGAAGCTGGCGGAGCTGCAGgcgctggagcagctgctgggagaggcgGCGCTCACCTCGGACACCTTCAGGCGCTGGAAGgaggagcaccaggagctgtaCCAGGAGCTGCgggagggctgggcagggcagcagggccggGGCCACGAGCAGGGcggtgctggggagcagcacgACCCGCACGGAGGGGCAGCCGAGCCCTGA